A stretch of the Halorussus salinus genome encodes the following:
- a CDS encoding DUF5793 family protein — protein MRRDYFTLEVRNVDWVEEDAEAKKPTVMIDFEGPSSTLRERLTGTDDELLDAEETDVAFRLQGPVDDDDTTGVVSVTNRITGDFVLELNEDADDVLKFITAARKYGKSTGDMDGRYHVEISINGDDLVEYDKSTFLVYNDEGNLLRQHSLIPSGVEL, from the coding sequence ATGAGGCGCGACTACTTCACGCTGGAGGTTCGGAACGTCGATTGGGTCGAGGAGGACGCCGAAGCCAAGAAACCGACGGTAATGATAGACTTCGAGGGTCCCTCCTCGACGCTCCGCGAGCGCCTCACGGGGACAGACGACGAACTGCTCGACGCCGAGGAGACCGACGTGGCCTTCCGGCTTCAGGGTCCCGTGGACGACGACGACACCACGGGCGTCGTCAGCGTTACGAACCGCATCACGGGTGATTTCGTGCTGGAACTCAACGAGGACGCCGACGACGTGTTGAAGTTCATCACCGCGGCCCGTAAGTACGGGAAATCCACCGGGGACATGGACGGCCGCTACCACGTCGAGATAAGCATCAACGGCGACGACCTCGTGGAGTACGACAAGAGTACGTTCCTCGTCTACAACGACGAGGGGAACCTCCTTCGCCAGCACAGTCTCATCCCGAGCGGCGTCGAACTCTGA
- a CDS encoding phosphopentomutase/phosphoglucosamine mutase, translating into MTLFGTAGIRGSAVDTVTPELALAVGRAAGRDGEEFVVARDGRETGSALAAAMEAGLESAGADVRRAGQLPTPALAYASRGRRGAMLTASHNPPTDNGIKLFVDGEEYDRDAERTVEERVAADDPSVGWDRWGDSERVSVLDDYRDAVIEYAQQQGAPLDGLRVVVDCGNGMAAVATPQVLRALGAEVVTLNANVDGHFPGRESKPTPETLEDLREFLREDPEADLGIGHDGDADRIVIVDGDGEVVHEDTVVALLAAHYTDGSDAGDPVVVTTPNASGRIDEQVEEAGGRVERVRLGALHEGIAAARDDTEVVFAAEPWKHVHTQFGGWIDGVTSAAVISRLVADADGLAPLREPVTERPYRKVSVSCPDDAKAAVMERLETAIPEAFSDAEVATEYGVRATLPDASWVLVRPSGTEPYVRVYAESDDVDALVATASEAVEEAVEAES; encoded by the coding sequence ATGACTCTCTTCGGGACCGCGGGCATCCGCGGGAGCGCAGTCGATACGGTGACGCCGGAACTCGCGCTGGCAGTCGGGCGGGCCGCCGGACGCGATGGCGAGGAGTTCGTCGTCGCCCGAGACGGCCGCGAGACGGGGTCGGCCCTCGCGGCCGCGATGGAGGCCGGACTGGAGAGCGCGGGCGCGGACGTTCGCCGGGCGGGCCAGCTTCCGACTCCGGCGCTCGCCTACGCCTCGCGGGGTCGCCGCGGCGCGATGCTGACCGCCAGCCACAACCCGCCGACCGACAACGGCATCAAACTGTTCGTGGACGGCGAGGAGTACGACCGGGACGCCGAGCGGACCGTCGAGGAGCGCGTCGCGGCCGACGACCCGTCCGTCGGATGGGACCGGTGGGGCGACAGCGAGCGCGTGAGCGTCCTCGACGACTACCGCGACGCCGTAATCGAGTACGCCCAGCAACAGGGCGCACCCCTCGACGGCCTGCGCGTCGTGGTCGATTGCGGCAACGGGATGGCCGCCGTGGCGACGCCCCAAGTCCTCCGGGCGCTCGGTGCGGAGGTCGTCACCCTGAACGCCAACGTGGACGGTCACTTCCCCGGCCGCGAGAGCAAGCCGACCCCCGAGACGCTCGAAGACCTCCGGGAGTTTCTTCGTGAGGACCCCGAGGCAGACCTCGGCATCGGCCACGACGGCGACGCCGACCGCATCGTCATCGTGGACGGCGACGGCGAGGTCGTCCACGAGGACACCGTGGTCGCCCTCCTCGCGGCCCACTACACCGACGGGAGCGACGCGGGCGACCCCGTGGTCGTGACGACGCCCAACGCCTCGGGGCGAATCGACGAGCAGGTCGAGGAGGCCGGGGGTCGCGTCGAACGCGTCCGCCTCGGGGCGCTCCACGAGGGCATCGCCGCGGCCCGCGACGACACCGAGGTCGTCTTCGCGGCCGAACCGTGGAAGCACGTCCACACGCAGTTCGGCGGGTGGATAGACGGCGTGACCAGCGCGGCCGTCATCTCCCGACTCGTCGCCGACGCGGACGGTCTCGCGCCCCTGCGCGAACCCGTCACCGAGCGACCGTACCGGAAGGTCAGCGTCTCGTGTCCCGACGACGCGAAGGCGGCCGTGATGGAGCGACTGGAGACCGCGATTCCCGAGGCCTTTTCCGACGCCGAAGTGGCGACCGAGTACGGCGTCCGCGCGACCCTCCCCGACGCCTCGTGGGTGTTGGTCCGACCGAGCGGCACCGAACCCTACGTCCGCGTCTACGCCGAGAGCGACGACGTGGACGCGCTGGTGGCGACCGCCAGCGAGGCCGTCGAGGAGGCCGTCGAGGCGGAGTCCTGA
- a CDS encoding BMP family lipoprotein, protein MAKIDTGRRRMLKVGGAGLLGTGLAGCIGGGGGGSGGSETTNVGMVYATGGLGDNSFNDMAHKGITQAEDEFSVKSKDTEPSSPSDVSALQKKLARSSNPDYDLVCCIGFVQATALKENAEQFGDQKFMIVDSTVEKDNVSSYTFKEHQGSFQVGNLAALLTSRDFQTTASAEGTEVAASTNDDLKVGFVGGKETPLIKKFEAGFKAGVEHANSDVEVTSAYAGAWADPGKGQSIANSMYDSGADIVYHAAGGTGNGVFNAAQSKGRYAIGVDSDQSKSLPKYSNVILASMVKSVDEAVYRSVEGVIDGEFEGGSVQALGLEQGGVEAVYGSKLGSEIPDSVKSKLKDSREKVINGDIDVPTEP, encoded by the coding sequence ATGGCGAAAATTGACACGGGTAGACGGCGGATGCTCAAGGTCGGCGGCGCAGGACTCCTCGGAACAGGACTCGCGGGTTGCATCGGCGGCGGTGGCGGCGGTAGCGGTGGATCGGAGACGACCAACGTCGGGATGGTGTACGCGACGGGCGGTCTCGGCGACAACTCGTTCAACGACATGGCCCACAAGGGCATCACGCAGGCCGAAGACGAGTTCTCGGTCAAATCGAAGGACACCGAGCCGTCGAGTCCCAGCGACGTGTCGGCGCTCCAGAAGAAGCTCGCCCGGTCGAGCAACCCGGACTACGACCTCGTCTGCTGTATCGGGTTCGTCCAAGCGACCGCGCTCAAGGAGAACGCCGAGCAGTTCGGCGACCAGAAGTTCATGATCGTAGACTCGACCGTCGAGAAGGACAACGTGTCGAGCTACACGTTCAAGGAACACCAAGGCTCGTTCCAAGTCGGCAACCTCGCGGCCCTCCTCACCTCGCGTGACTTCCAGACCACGGCGTCCGCGGAGGGGACCGAAGTGGCGGCCTCGACCAACGACGACCTGAAAGTCGGCTTCGTCGGCGGCAAGGAGACCCCGCTCATCAAGAAGTTCGAGGCCGGGTTCAAGGCTGGCGTCGAACACGCCAACTCCGACGTGGAAGTTACCTCAGCGTACGCGGGCGCGTGGGCGGACCCCGGCAAGGGCCAGTCCATCGCCAACTCGATGTACGATAGCGGCGCGGACATCGTCTACCACGCGGCGGGCGGCACCGGCAACGGCGTCTTCAACGCGGCCCAGAGCAAGGGCCGGTACGCCATCGGCGTGGACTCCGACCAGTCCAAGAGCCTCCCGAAGTACAGCAACGTCATCCTCGCCAGCATGGTCAAGAGCGTGGACGAGGCCGTCTACCGCTCGGTCGAGGGCGTCATCGACGGCGAGTTCGAAGGCGGGTCGGTCCAAGCGCTCGGTCTCGAACAGGGCGGCGTCGAGGCGGTCTACGGGTCGAAACTCGGCTCCGAGATTCCCGACTCCGTGAAGTCGAAGCTGAAAGACTCCCGCGAGAAGGTCATCAACGGCGATATCGACGTGCCTACAGAGCCGTAG
- a CDS encoding BMP family lipoprotein, with protein sequence MRGKRKQRRRFLQAVGGAAAFGTVGRLQDPTNVGMVYATGGLGDNSFNDMANSGVQRAAEEFAVQFQNAEPGSPSDVATLQRRFARSRNPDYDLVCCIGFVQADALQRNAQRFSDQKFMVVDTVVELPNVASYVFKEHLGSFQVGHLAGLMTTREFSAGGGQTNDQPTVGFVGGQEVPLIKRFEAGYLAGVQHANPEVNVLSAYAGSFSDPAQGQSIASSMYNNGADIIYHAAGGTGNGVFRAAQNNGRYAIGVDADQSRSLPEYADVILASMVKHVDEAVFRSIRRVVNGNFEGGTVNELGLEQNGVEAVYGSQLESEIPQEVKSALQQSEQRIIDGEIQVPTEPAAVGQGTTTSQ encoded by the coding sequence ATGCGGGGGAAACGCAAACAACGGCGTCGGTTTCTGCAAGCGGTGGGCGGGGCGGCCGCGTTCGGGACGGTCGGACGCTTGCAGGACCCGACCAACGTCGGGATGGTGTACGCCACCGGCGGACTGGGGGACAACTCGTTCAACGACATGGCCAACTCGGGGGTCCAGCGCGCGGCCGAGGAGTTCGCGGTGCAGTTCCAGAACGCGGAACCGGGGAGTCCGAGCGACGTGGCGACGCTCCAGCGGCGGTTCGCTCGCTCGCGCAACCCCGACTACGACCTCGTCTGTTGTATCGGGTTCGTGCAGGCCGACGCGCTCCAACGTAACGCACAACGGTTCTCCGACCAGAAGTTCATGGTCGTGGACACCGTGGTCGAACTGCCGAACGTCGCCAGCTACGTCTTCAAGGAGCATCTCGGGTCGTTCCAAGTCGGCCACCTCGCGGGGCTGATGACGACGAGGGAGTTCAGCGCGGGCGGCGGCCAGACCAACGACCAGCCGACCGTCGGGTTCGTCGGCGGACAGGAGGTCCCGCTCATCAAGCGGTTCGAGGCCGGATACCTCGCGGGCGTCCAGCACGCGAACCCCGAGGTGAACGTCCTCTCGGCGTACGCCGGGTCGTTCAGCGACCCCGCGCAGGGCCAGTCCATCGCGAGTTCGATGTACAACAACGGTGCCGACATCATCTATCACGCCGCGGGCGGCACCGGCAACGGCGTGTTCAGGGCGGCCCAGAACAACGGTCGGTACGCCATCGGCGTGGACGCAGACCAGTCCAGAAGCCTCCCGGAGTACGCCGACGTGATTCTGGCCAGCATGGTCAAACACGTCGACGAGGCGGTCTTCCGGTCCATCCGGCGCGTCGTGAACGGTAACTTCGAGGGCGGGACGGTCAACGAACTCGGTCTCGAACAGAACGGCGTCGAGGCGGTGTACGGGTCTCAGTTGGAGTCCGAGATTCCCCAAGAGGTCAAGTCGGCGCTCCAGCAGTCCGAACAGCGGATAATCGACGGCGAGATTCAGGTGCCGACCGAACCGGCCGCGGTCGGACAGGGGACGACCACGAGTCAGTAG
- a CDS encoding ABC transporter ATP-binding protein — protein sequence MSVAVHLQGITKRFPGVVANDEVDLEVEEGSVHALLGENGAGKTTLMNVLYGLYQPEGGTVNLHGEPREFDTPRDAIDAGVGMIHQHFMLVDTLTTAENIVLGHEPRKWGGLAMDREQAREDVRELSERYGFDVDPTARVEDVSVGVQQRVEILKALYGGADVLILDEPTAVLTPQEVEDLFGVFDELAAEDKTIIFITHKLGEAMEAADDITVLRDGENVGTVDADATSREELAELMVGREVLLEADKDAVEPGEVGLAVEDLRVTDDRGVEQVGGVDLTAREGEVFGIAGVDGNGQSELVEAVTGLRTPEEGTVSMYGRDVTDLSRRERIDAGMAYVPEDRQARGLVMEFDLVENGLLGSQHTPEFAEGGRVDWDHTRDHAEDIIEEYDVRPPDADADAESLSGGNQQKFVVGREFARDPEVVVASHPTRGVDVGSIEFIHERLLDLRREGKSVLLVSSKLDEVQQLSDRLGVMYEGEIVDVVDPDRVTEEELGLLMAGQTPEDAPSIADAAGGER from the coding sequence ATGAGCGTAGCCGTCCACCTACAGGGAATCACCAAGCGATTCCCCGGCGTCGTGGCCAACGACGAGGTCGACCTCGAAGTCGAGGAGGGGAGCGTCCACGCCCTCCTCGGCGAGAACGGCGCTGGCAAGACGACGCTGATGAACGTACTGTACGGTCTCTACCAACCGGAGGGCGGGACCGTCAACCTGCACGGCGAACCTCGCGAGTTCGACACGCCGCGGGACGCCATCGACGCCGGAGTCGGGATGATACACCAGCACTTCATGCTGGTCGATACGCTGACCACGGCCGAGAACATCGTCCTCGGCCACGAACCTCGCAAGTGGGGCGGACTCGCGATGGACCGCGAGCAGGCCCGCGAGGACGTTCGGGAGTTGAGCGAACGCTACGGCTTCGACGTGGACCCGACCGCCCGAGTCGAGGACGTGAGCGTCGGCGTTCAACAGCGCGTCGAAATCCTGAAGGCGCTGTACGGCGGCGCTGACGTGCTGATTCTGGACGAACCGACCGCGGTCCTCACCCCTCAAGAGGTCGAGGACCTGTTCGGCGTCTTCGACGAGTTGGCGGCCGAGGACAAGACGATTATCTTCATCACGCACAAGTTGGGCGAGGCGATGGAGGCGGCCGACGACATCACGGTCCTCCGGGACGGGGAGAACGTCGGCACCGTGGACGCCGACGCGACGAGTCGCGAGGAGCTAGCCGAACTGATGGTGGGCCGGGAAGTCCTGCTGGAGGCCGACAAGGACGCCGTGGAACCGGGGGAGGTGGGACTGGCGGTCGAGGACCTTCGGGTGACCGACGACCGGGGCGTCGAGCAGGTCGGCGGCGTGGACCTGACCGCCCGCGAGGGCGAGGTGTTCGGCATCGCCGGAGTGGACGGCAACGGGCAGTCGGAACTCGTGGAAGCGGTGACGGGCCTCCGGACGCCCGAGGAGGGAACCGTCTCGATGTACGGCCGGGACGTGACCGACCTCTCGCGCCGCGAGCGCATCGACGCCGGGATGGCTTACGTGCCCGAGGACCGCCAAGCGCGGGGACTGGTCATGGAGTTCGACCTCGTGGAGAACGGCCTGCTCGGGAGCCAGCACACCCCCGAGTTCGCCGAGGGCGGGCGCGTCGATTGGGACCACACGCGCGACCACGCCGAGGACATCATCGAGGAGTACGACGTGCGCCCGCCCGACGCCGACGCCGACGCCGAGTCGCTGTCCGGCGGCAACCAACAAAAGTTCGTCGTCGGTCGGGAGTTCGCCCGCGACCCCGAAGTCGTGGTCGCCTCCCACCCGACCCGCGGGGTGGACGTGGGGAGCATCGAGTTCATCCACGAACGCCTGCTGGACCTGCGCCGCGAGGGCAAGTCCGTCCTGCTGGTCTCGTCGAAACTCGACGAGGTCCAACAGCTTTCGGACCGCCTCGGCGTGATGTACGAGGGGGAAATCGTGGACGTGGTGGACCCCGACCGCGTGACCGAGGAGGAACTCGGCCTGCTGATGGCGGGCCAGACGCCCGAGGACGCGCCGAGCATCGCCGACGCCGCGGGAGGTGAGCGATGA
- a CDS encoding ABC transporter permease, with protein sequence MSDSSDAPDASDGGSGDESWQTRADRALGRLVDASAAERILISFAALGLSVVVGAVIVLVSGWVATCDSPFFAMAGVGSFCYDPIAVYRVMLVGAAWPPYNFAITLKETTLLLFTGLSVAVAFRAGMFNIGTQGQLLLGALGTALSVLWVAPFVPAGVVGGVLLIAVGLLVGGLVGGLWGALPGALKAYADANEVITTIMLNFVATGIAFTLVSEVFKDPESQTVQTRAIPSFAQLQAVFFDSTVFSMFALVGALALVGGVYWMLNGTSFGFDLRTSGVQPEAAEYGGVDSKQMMVSSMAVSGALAGFGGAVYVLMVASRWQTGIPSLGFDGITVSILAGNNPLGVVPAALLFGALKTGSLAIEFQLAVPKQLVGVLRGLIILFIAMPEFFRMVGARFSFGDDQQTVATDGGEATATAGETADGAATPADEPTDGTTGGNEGGDER encoded by the coding sequence ATGAGCGATTCGTCCGACGCCCCCGACGCGTCTGACGGTGGGTCGGGCGACGAGTCGTGGCAGACCCGCGCGGACCGCGCGCTCGGCCGCCTCGTGGACGCTTCGGCCGCCGAGCGAATCCTCATCAGCTTCGCGGCGCTCGGCCTCTCGGTCGTCGTCGGCGCGGTCATCGTCCTCGTGTCGGGGTGGGTCGCGACCTGCGACTCGCCGTTCTTCGCGATGGCTGGCGTCGGGTCGTTCTGCTACGACCCAATCGCGGTCTACCGGGTCATGCTGGTGGGCGCGGCGTGGCCGCCGTACAACTTCGCCATCACGCTCAAGGAGACCACGCTGTTGCTGTTCACGGGTCTCTCGGTCGCGGTCGCGTTCCGCGCCGGGATGTTCAACATCGGGACGCAGGGCCAACTCCTGTTGGGCGCACTCGGGACCGCGCTGTCGGTCCTCTGGGTCGCCCCCTTCGTCCCCGCGGGCGTCGTCGGCGGCGTCCTCCTCATCGCGGTCGGCCTGCTGGTCGGCGGACTGGTCGGCGGCCTGTGGGGCGCGCTTCCCGGCGCGCTGAAGGCCTACGCCGACGCCAACGAGGTCATCACGACCATCATGCTCAACTTCGTCGCGACCGGCATCGCGTTCACGCTGGTCTCGGAGGTGTTCAAGGACCCCGAGAGCCAGACCGTCCAGACGCGAGCGATTCCGAGTTTCGCGCAGTTGCAGGCGGTCTTCTTCGACAGCACGGTGTTCTCGATGTTCGCGCTGGTGGGTGCGCTCGCGCTCGTCGGGGGCGTCTACTGGATGCTCAACGGCACGTCGTTCGGCTTCGACCTGCGGACCAGCGGCGTCCAACCCGAGGCCGCCGAGTACGGCGGCGTCGATTCGAAACAGATGATGGTCTCCAGCATGGCCGTCTCGGGCGCGCTCGCCGGGTTCGGCGGCGCGGTCTACGTGCTGATGGTCGCCTCGCGGTGGCAGACCGGCATCCCGTCGCTGGGCTTCGACGGCATCACGGTCTCCATCCTCGCGGGCAACAACCCGCTCGGCGTGGTTCCGGCCGCACTCCTGTTCGGCGCGCTGAAGACCGGGAGCCTCGCCATCGAGTTCCAACTCGCGGTCCCCAAGCAGTTGGTCGGGGTCCTGCGCGGTCTCATCATCCTCTTCATCGCCATGCCGGAGTTCTTCCGGATGGTCGGCGCGCGGTTCAGCTTCGGCGACGACCAGCAGACGGTCGCCACCGACGGCGGGGAGGCGACGGCCACCGCAGGAGAGACGGCCGACGGTGCGGCCACGCCCGCGGACGAACCGACAGACGGAACTACCGGCGGTAACGAGGGAGGTGACGAGCGATGA
- a CDS encoding ABC transporter permease has translation MSYAEPTRKQRWLAGAAVLIVAALLAVELFFPESPVSEIVRIVDANYVRSVLRLAVPIAFAALGGIFAEKSGVINIGLEGLLIISAFTSIAVAGTISGGNPTQLELWVGFFAAVLTSVLFALLFAVVCIEFKADQIIAGLAVWLIALGLAPFASKVIWGQVNSPPVATLNNFNLGFIEMNPPVVMMLLSVPAAWWALNRTAFGRWIEASGENPKALDTVGVDVRKVRYSGVLLSGFFSGLGGAGLALGRVGQFIGGGATMVNGRGWIGITAYLFGNYNPIGAFGASFLFASLDALQIRLQQLGYSIPSELIGIIPYVTVIVVLAFVGRTRIPDAAGDHYESGEE, from the coding sequence ATGAGCTACGCCGAACCCACCCGCAAACAGCGGTGGCTCGCAGGTGCCGCGGTGCTAATCGTCGCCGCACTCCTCGCGGTCGAGTTGTTCTTCCCGGAGAGTCCGGTCTCCGAAATCGTCCGCATCGTGGACGCCAACTACGTCCGGTCGGTCCTGCGACTCGCGGTCCCCATCGCGTTCGCGGCGCTCGGTGGTATCTTCGCCGAGAAGAGCGGCGTCATCAACATCGGACTGGAGGGACTGCTCATCATCTCGGCGTTCACCTCCATCGCGGTCGCCGGGACCATCAGCGGCGGGAACCCGACCCAACTCGAACTGTGGGTCGGCTTCTTCGCCGCGGTGCTGACGAGCGTGCTGTTCGCGCTCCTGTTCGCGGTGGTCTGCATCGAGTTCAAGGCCGACCAGATTATCGCCGGTCTCGCGGTGTGGCTCATCGCGCTCGGTCTCGCGCCGTTCGCCAGCAAGGTCATCTGGGGGCAGGTCAACAGCCCGCCGGTCGCCACGCTGAACAACTTCAATCTCGGATTCATCGAGATGAACCCGCCGGTCGTGATGATGCTTCTCTCCGTCCCGGCGGCGTGGTGGGCGCTCAACCGGACCGCGTTCGGTCGCTGGATAGAGGCCAGCGGCGAGAACCCGAAGGCGCTGGACACCGTGGGCGTTGACGTGCGGAAGGTCCGCTACTCGGGCGTCCTGCTTTCGGGGTTCTTCTCCGGCCTCGGCGGGGCCGGACTCGCCTTGGGCCGCGTCGGGCAGTTCATCGGCGGCGGCGCGACGATGGTCAACGGTCGCGGCTGGATCGGTATCACGGCCTACCTGTTCGGTAACTACAACCCCATCGGCGCGTTCGGCGCGTCGTTCCTGTTCGCGAGTCTGGACGCGCTCCAGATTCGCCTCCAGCAACTGGGCTACTCCATCCCGAGCGAACTCATCGGCATCATTCCCTACGTGACGGTCATCGTCGTGCTGGCGTTCGTCGGCCGCACCCGGATTCCGGACGCGGCGGGCGACCACTACGAGTCTGGCGAGGAGTAG
- the cdd gene encoding cytidine deaminase, protein MDELIEEARDAQAQAHVPYSDYTVGAALRAADGSVYVGCNIENANYSNSLHAEEVAIAEAVKEGHRDFAALAVSSGARDGVTPCGMCRQTLAEFCDDDLPVVCDEGGDDGSIDASEYTLGELLPNTITEEMLE, encoded by the coding sequence ATGGACGAACTCATCGAGGAGGCCCGCGACGCCCAAGCGCAGGCCCACGTTCCCTACTCGGACTACACGGTCGGCGCGGCGCTCCGGGCCGCCGACGGGAGCGTCTACGTCGGCTGTAACATCGAGAACGCCAACTACAGCAACTCCCTGCACGCCGAGGAGGTCGCCATCGCCGAGGCGGTCAAGGAGGGCCACCGCGACTTCGCGGCGCTGGCGGTCAGTTCCGGCGCGCGCGACGGTGTAACTCCCTGCGGGATGTGTCGCCAGACGCTCGCGGAGTTCTGCGACGACGACCTGCCGGTGGTCTGTGACGAGGGCGGCGACGACGGGAGCATCGACGCGAGCGAGTACACCCTCGGCGAACTCCTGCCGAACACGATTACCGAGGAGATGCTGGAGTAG
- a CDS encoding nucleoside phosphorylase — translation MTGDSEDPNDDVQYHIEVGEEDVADAVLLPGNPERIEKITQFWDSADEMASHREYRTVTGDYEGTPISVTSTGIGSPSAAIAVEELARVGADTFVRVGSCGAIQPEMEVGDLVISTGGVRQEGTSDAYVREDYPAVADYEVVSALVAAAERLGYDYHTGVTMSADSFYAGQGRPGFEGFEAAGSDELVENLKDANVKNIEMEASAIMTLANIYGLRAGAVCSVFANRETGEFLTEGENRAAETASLAVKLLAQMDEVKAENGVDRWHPGLSLE, via the coding sequence ATGACCGGCGACAGCGAAGACCCGAACGACGACGTGCAGTACCACATCGAGGTCGGCGAGGAGGACGTGGCCGACGCCGTCCTCCTGCCCGGCAACCCCGAGCGCATCGAGAAGATCACGCAGTTCTGGGACTCGGCCGACGAGATGGCCAGCCACCGCGAGTACCGGACCGTCACCGGCGACTACGAGGGGACGCCCATCAGCGTGACCTCCACCGGCATCGGCAGTCCCTCGGCCGCCATCGCGGTCGAGGAGCTAGCCCGCGTCGGCGCGGACACGTTCGTCCGAGTCGGCTCCTGCGGTGCCATCCAGCCGGAGATGGAAGTCGGCGACTTGGTTATCTCGACCGGCGGCGTTCGCCAAGAGGGCACCAGCGACGCCTACGTCCGCGAGGACTATCCCGCCGTGGCGGACTACGAGGTCGTCTCGGCGCTCGTCGCGGCCGCCGAGCGGCTGGGCTACGACTACCACACCGGCGTCACGATGAGCGCCGACAGCTTCTACGCCGGGCAGGGTCGCCCCGGCTTCGAGGGTTTCGAGGCCGCCGGGAGCGACGAACTCGTCGAGAATCTCAAGGACGCGAACGTCAAGAACATCGAGATGGAGGCCAGCGCCATCATGACGCTCGCGAACATCTACGGGCTTCGGGCGGGCGCGGTCTGCTCGGTGTTCGCCAACCGCGAGACCGGCGAGTTCCTGACGGAGGGCGAGAACCGCGCCGCCGAGACGGCGAGCCTCGCGGTGAAGCTCCTCGCGCAGATGGACGAGGTGAAAGCAGAGAATGGCGTAGACCGGTGGCATCCCGGCCTGAGTCTCGAATAG
- a CDS encoding universal stress protein produces the protein MYDTLLVPIDGSPPAERAAEHALDIARRFDATVHLINVVDVQTAGGLFSAGGVDQEFVGRLEERARATISEVEEFAGPDDDVRTAVVKGKPSEGILDYADENDADLVFMGTHGRTGLDRYTTGSVTERVVRLSDVPVFTVRVTDRSVVGDGYDDVLIPTDGSDCAEVAVEHGLAVAERYDATVHAVNVVNVQAVATGADSWSEEGVDVAATTDLLDSLETRGENATERVAERAREAGLDAVTEVRDGVPARSLLDYADENDVDLIAMGTHGRTGIDRYFLGSTTAKLVRKSEVPVLSVRAPEGE, from the coding sequence ATGTACGACACCCTCCTCGTTCCCATCGACGGAAGCCCGCCCGCCGAACGCGCCGCGGAACACGCCCTCGATATCGCTCGTAGATTCGACGCGACGGTCCACCTCATAAACGTCGTGGACGTGCAGACCGCGGGCGGACTCTTCAGTGCGGGCGGCGTCGATCAGGAGTTCGTCGGCCGACTCGAAGAGCGAGCCAGAGCGACGATTTCGGAGGTCGAGGAGTTCGCCGGACCCGACGACGACGTGCGGACCGCGGTCGTCAAGGGCAAGCCCTCCGAGGGAATTCTCGACTACGCCGACGAGAACGACGCGGACCTCGTGTTCATGGGCACCCACGGCCGGACGGGACTGGACCGATACACCACCGGGAGTGTGACCGAGCGCGTCGTCCGCCTCTCGGACGTGCCGGTGTTCACCGTCCGCGTCACCGACCGGAGCGTCGTCGGCGACGGCTACGACGACGTGTTGATTCCGACCGACGGGAGCGACTGCGCCGAGGTCGCGGTCGAACACGGACTCGCCGTCGCCGAGCGGTACGACGCGACCGTCCACGCCGTCAACGTGGTCAACGTGCAGGCCGTGGCGACCGGTGCCGACTCGTGGAGCGAGGAGGGCGTGGACGTGGCGGCGACGACCGACCTACTGGACAGCCTCGAAACGCGCGGCGAGAACGCGACCGAGCGCGTCGCCGAACGCGCTCGCGAGGCAGGACTCGACGCCGTGACCGAGGTCCGCGACGGGGTTCCGGCCCGAAGTCTACTGGATTACGCCGACGAGAACGACGTAGACCTGATTGCGATGGGTACCCACGGCCGGACCGGCATCGACCGCTACTTCCTCGGTAGCACGACCGCGAAGCTCGTCCGGAAGTCCGAAGTGCCCGTCCTCTCGGTCCGCGCGCCGGAAGGCGAGTGA